One window of Vibrio sinaloensis genomic DNA carries:
- a CDS encoding DUF2797 domain-containing protein, protein MSVIAKGTLDKMRATLDANVIYQLPVGEQSVDLTSFIGQSLTLTHTGNIFCSSCGKKTKKSYSQGHCFVCMKKLASCDMCIMKPETCHYDQGTCREPQWGEENCMVDHYVYLSNTSSLKVGITRHSQIPTRWIDQGATQGLPIFKVKTRHISGLIEVELAKHIADKTNWRTLLKGDGEPIDLAARFAELLPLVSDKIEQIRQEFGQDAIEVLNADTVSIQYPVQQHPTKITSHNFDKNPQVTGVLQGIKGQYMIFDTGVINIRKFTSYEVEVSA, encoded by the coding sequence ATGTCTGTAATCGCTAAAGGTACGCTAGATAAAATGCGTGCGACATTGGATGCCAACGTCATCTATCAACTTCCAGTCGGAGAGCAATCTGTCGACCTCACATCTTTTATCGGTCAATCACTCACTTTGACCCACACCGGCAACATTTTTTGCAGCTCATGTGGCAAGAAAACCAAGAAGAGTTACTCACAAGGACACTGTTTTGTTTGTATGAAGAAACTCGCCAGTTGCGACATGTGTATTATGAAGCCGGAAACTTGCCACTATGACCAAGGCACCTGTCGCGAGCCGCAGTGGGGCGAAGAGAACTGTATGGTTGACCACTATGTCTATCTATCTAACACATCGAGCTTAAAAGTGGGTATTACTCGTCACTCTCAAATCCCAACACGTTGGATTGACCAAGGGGCCACGCAAGGCTTGCCGATCTTCAAAGTCAAAACTCGCCATATTTCCGGGTTAATTGAAGTCGAGTTGGCGAAACATATTGCCGACAAAACCAATTGGCGCACGTTACTAAAAGGCGATGGCGAACCTATCGACTTAGCAGCGCGTTTTGCTGAATTGCTGCCGCTGGTGAGCGATAAGATTGAGCAAATTAGACAAGAATTTGGCCAAGATGCGATCGAAGTACTCAACGCGGACACAGTTTCGATTCAGTATCCGGTACAGCAGCACCCAACTAAGATCACCTCGCACAACTTTGACAAAAACCCGCAAGTAACCGGCGTATTGCAGGGAATTAAAGGTCAGTACATGATCTTTGATACTGGGGTTATCAACATTCGTAAGTTCACATCTTACGAAGTTGAAGTGAGCGCATAA
- a CDS encoding GGDEF domain-containing protein, translated as MKTIHKIIFLLVLLTLFLVQIYWVRDDGQVLKIEPDHYAFLATNDQVQGGSSSSQLTELNDALQLECQLVKTDAYQWPYCGISIQLGESLAHGVNLNNFHTLRLNLDFVRLDSQKDPGLRVYLRNFNPVYSNIESEYTLKYNGLEYTPGVSQGAIDIPLANLQVLTWWLVDNDIAIEHSAPEFTNVSLLELATGSGENVGDYRLTVYSIELIGNYIEGESLMLGLLIFWVSLALVYSVMEIRRSHQMVSLAQSRQTHLRRLNRELQEQNIHFAELANRDALTGAMNRHSIREWLDEHFTHSSSEQSLAVLYLDIDHFKQVNDVYGHKMGDDILREFTMVVLSTLETSQRLVRWGGEEFVVFCPGFDLEQATQLAEKIRHRIEAHIWVHGDPLTTSIGVAVKGNERVNEMITRADEALYLAKRRGRNQVAVSADPQ; from the coding sequence TTGAAAACGATTCACAAAATTATTTTTCTGCTAGTGCTACTGACATTGTTTCTGGTTCAAATCTATTGGGTACGCGATGATGGTCAGGTACTAAAGATTGAACCAGACCACTACGCGTTTCTCGCCACTAATGACCAAGTGCAAGGGGGCTCAAGCTCATCGCAATTAACGGAGTTAAACGATGCTCTGCAATTGGAGTGTCAGTTGGTAAAGACGGACGCGTATCAATGGCCCTACTGTGGGATTTCTATTCAGTTGGGTGAAAGCTTGGCTCACGGCGTTAATTTGAACAACTTCCATACCCTAAGATTGAATCTCGACTTTGTGCGCTTAGATAGCCAAAAAGACCCTGGTCTGAGGGTATACTTGCGCAACTTCAACCCGGTCTACTCAAACATAGAAAGCGAATACACGCTCAAATACAATGGCTTAGAGTACACGCCGGGCGTATCTCAAGGAGCGATAGATATTCCGTTGGCCAACTTACAAGTGTTGACTTGGTGGTTGGTAGATAACGATATTGCTATCGAACACTCTGCCCCTGAGTTCACGAATGTCAGTTTACTCGAGCTGGCGACAGGTTCGGGAGAAAACGTTGGGGACTACCGACTCACGGTGTATAGCATCGAACTCATCGGTAACTATATAGAAGGTGAGTCACTGATGCTGGGATTGCTGATTTTCTGGGTGTCGTTGGCACTGGTGTACAGTGTGATGGAGATACGCCGCAGCCATCAGATGGTCTCTTTGGCCCAATCTCGTCAAACTCACCTTCGCCGCCTCAATCGAGAACTACAAGAGCAGAATATTCATTTTGCCGAGCTGGCTAATCGAGATGCGCTGACCGGAGCGATGAATCGCCACTCAATCCGTGAATGGCTGGATGAGCACTTTACCCACTCGTCCTCTGAGCAATCTCTTGCGGTGCTGTACCTCGATATTGACCACTTTAAGCAAGTCAATGATGTCTATGGGCATAAGATGGGCGACGACATTCTAAGAGAGTTTACTATGGTGGTACTCAGCACCTTAGAGACATCACAGCGTTTAGTGCGTTGGGGCGGGGAGGAGTTCGTTGTTTTCTGTCCAGGCTTCGATTTAGAACAAGCGACGCAGTTGGCAGAAAAGATTCGCCATCGTATAGAAGCGCACATCTGGGTGCATGGCGATCCGCTTACCACCAGCATTGGTGTTGCGGTGAAAGGCAATGAACGTGTCAATGAAATGATAACTCGAGCCGACGAGGCCCTCTATTTGGCCAAGCGTCGTGGACGCAACCAAGTAGCGGTTAGCGCTGATCCTCAGTGA
- a CDS encoding SanA/YdcF family protein, which yields MGTEEPSNLVRKLFHRETHTQSLLRKGLRRLLFWLPATVLLVALGLFAIDRWVSVQARQQLFIQAEQVEPVNVAVVLGTSKYLGKVLNEYYVNRIDAAISLYQQGKVSHFLLSGDNAHRSYNEPWTMKRDLLADGVPEERIFLDYAGFRTLDSVVRAKEIFDTDNFLIISQKFHCERALFIANSHRINAKCFAVPGPSRHSGMKVRLREVFARAKAVLDIYITNAKPKFLGPKEPIAIEAPQQEGPLEPLDITEDQR from the coding sequence TTGGGCACAGAGGAACCGTCAAATCTAGTGCGAAAACTATTCCATCGTGAAACACACACTCAATCCTTGTTGAGAAAAGGACTGCGTCGACTCCTGTTTTGGCTGCCCGCGACCGTGTTACTTGTCGCGCTGGGGCTGTTTGCCATCGACCGCTGGGTATCTGTTCAAGCTCGTCAGCAACTCTTCATACAAGCGGAGCAAGTCGAGCCTGTTAATGTCGCCGTAGTGCTGGGAACAAGTAAGTACCTAGGAAAAGTACTCAATGAGTACTATGTCAATCGTATCGATGCGGCTATCTCCCTGTATCAGCAAGGCAAAGTGAGCCATTTTCTCCTTAGTGGTGATAATGCCCATCGCTCATACAATGAGCCGTGGACCATGAAGCGAGATCTGTTAGCCGATGGTGTGCCTGAAGAGCGAATCTTTCTCGATTATGCTGGTTTTCGCACCTTAGATTCGGTGGTTCGCGCCAAAGAGATTTTTGATACCGATAATTTTTTGATCATCTCACAGAAATTTCATTGTGAACGGGCACTGTTTATCGCCAACTCACACCGAATTAACGCCAAGTGTTTCGCCGTCCCTGGTCCATCGCGTCATTCGGGCATGAAAGTGCGACTGCGTGAAGTATTTGCACGAGCTAAAGCGGTATTGGATATCTACATTACCAACGCAAAACCCAAGTTCCTTGGCCCCAAAGAACCGATTGCCATCGAAGCGCCGCAGCAAGAGGGGCCACTAGAGCCGCTCGACATCACTGAGGATCAGCGCTAA
- a CDS encoding DUF3392 domain-containing protein, whose amino-acid sequence MEYLHTLGTYLYPYLSEISTALIACFLVMAGSEINAMVRRWLRNYNFVLRTLAFILINAFGYGLIIIKVTPYLARTLRGLETGVMFAIVLSCFIIIGLWAQRNRQI is encoded by the coding sequence ATGGAATATTTACATACACTGGGCACCTACCTCTACCCTTACTTGAGTGAGATTTCAACAGCACTTATCGCGTGTTTTCTGGTGATGGCAGGCAGTGAGATCAATGCCATGGTGCGAAGATGGCTCAGAAACTACAACTTTGTTCTAAGAACCTTAGCTTTCATCTTGATTAATGCGTTCGGTTACGGCTTGATCATAATTAAAGTAACGCCCTATCTGGCCCGCACGCTACGAGGGTTAGAAACTGGCGTAATGTTCGCTATCGTCTTGTCTTGCTTTATTATTATTGGTCTTTGGGCACAGAGGAACCGTCAAATCTAG
- a CDS encoding NAD-dependent malic enzyme, with amino-acid sequence MNNDKRPLYIPYAGPALLSTPLLNKGSAFSAQERRSFNLEGLLPENTETIQEQVERAYMQYRNFESDMDKHIYLRNIQDTNETLFYRLVQNHISEMMPIIYTPTVGAACENFSNIYRRGRGLFVSYANRDRIDDILNNASNHNVKVIVVTDGERILGLGDQGIGGMGIPIGKLALYTACGGISPAYTLPIVLDVGTNNPQRLADPMYMGWRHPRITGAEYDAFVEEFMQAVQRRWPDALIQFEDFAQKNAMPLLERYKDRVCCFNDDIQGTAAVTVGSLLAACQAAGSKLSEQRVTFLGAGSAGCGIAEAIIAQMVSEGISDSQARSQVFMVDRWGLLQEGMPNLLDFQQRLVQKHKDTADWQAEGNGFSLLDVMRNAKPTVLVGVSGAPGLFSEEVIKEMHSHCPRPIVFPLSNPTSRVEATPNDIIRWTNGEALVATGSPFDPVIHDGKTYPIAQCNNSYIFPGIGLGVLAVQAKRVTDEMLMESSRALATCSPLAINGQGPLLPPLEAIHSVSKKIAFAVAKKAIEQGVALEIPDEALEEAIDASFWQPVYRRYKRTAF; translated from the coding sequence ATGAATAACGATAAACGCCCTCTTTATATTCCCTATGCAGGCCCTGCACTGCTCAGTACTCCTCTGCTTAACAAAGGCAGTGCGTTTTCTGCTCAAGAGCGTCGCTCTTTCAATCTAGAAGGCCTACTGCCCGAGAACACGGAAACCATTCAAGAGCAGGTCGAGCGCGCTTACATGCAGTATCGCAACTTTGAAAGCGATATGGACAAACACATCTATCTGCGCAACATCCAAGACACCAACGAAACCTTGTTTTACCGTTTGGTGCAAAACCATATCTCAGAGATGATGCCTATCATCTATACCCCGACGGTTGGCGCAGCGTGTGAAAACTTTTCCAACATCTACCGACGTGGACGCGGCTTATTTGTCTCTTATGCCAATCGTGACCGCATCGATGACATCCTTAACAATGCATCCAACCACAATGTCAAAGTCATCGTTGTTACTGACGGTGAACGTATTCTTGGCCTCGGTGACCAAGGTATCGGTGGTATGGGTATTCCAATTGGTAAACTGGCACTGTACACCGCTTGTGGTGGTATTAGCCCAGCCTACACGCTACCTATCGTTCTGGATGTGGGCACCAACAATCCACAGCGACTTGCCGACCCAATGTACATGGGCTGGCGTCACCCACGCATTACAGGCGCAGAGTACGATGCGTTTGTAGAAGAATTTATGCAAGCGGTGCAGCGTCGCTGGCCAGACGCGCTAATCCAGTTCGAAGATTTTGCACAGAAGAATGCGATGCCGCTGCTTGAGCGCTACAAAGACCGTGTTTGCTGCTTCAACGATGACATTCAGGGTACAGCCGCTGTCACGGTTGGCTCACTGCTTGCTGCATGTCAGGCCGCTGGAAGCAAGCTCTCTGAGCAGCGCGTGACTTTCTTAGGTGCAGGCTCGGCAGGTTGTGGCATCGCAGAAGCCATCATCGCTCAAATGGTGTCCGAGGGGATCAGCGATAGCCAAGCGCGCTCTCAAGTGTTCATGGTCGACCGCTGGGGCTTACTACAGGAAGGCATGCCAAATCTACTCGACTTCCAGCAGCGTCTGGTGCAAAAGCACAAAGACACCGCTGATTGGCAAGCAGAAGGCAACGGCTTCTCACTGCTCGATGTCATGCGTAACGCTAAACCAACAGTATTGGTTGGCGTTTCTGGCGCTCCTGGCCTATTCAGTGAAGAAGTGATCAAAGAGATGCACTCACACTGCCCGCGACCGATTGTGTTCCCACTATCGAACCCAACCAGCCGTGTCGAGGCGACGCCAAATGACATCATTCGTTGGACCAACGGTGAAGCGCTTGTGGCCACCGGTAGCCCGTTTGATCCTGTGATTCACGACGGTAAAACCTACCCTATCGCACAGTGTAACAACAGCTACATCTTCCCTGGTATCGGCCTAGGGGTGCTGGCGGTACAAGCGAAACGTGTCACTGATGAGATGCTGATGGAATCGAGTCGTGCTCTGGCTACCTGTTCACCACTAGCAATCAACGGTCAAGGCCCACTGCTACCGCCATTAGAAGCGATTCACTCAGTATCGAAGAAGATCGCGTTCGCCGTGGCTAAAAAAGCGATTGAGCAAGGCGTAGCACTGGAGATTCCGGATGAAGCTCTCGAGGAAGCCATCGACGCCTCGTTCTGGCAACCGGTCTACCGCCGCTATAAACGCACTGCATTCTAA
- a CDS encoding helicase-related protein, with product MSSLPIDTLKPQFDQWISQHDLVVEAETGSGKSTRLPLWAAEKGRVLVIEPRRIACTSLAQFLAQQAGERVGQSIGYAIKLESHFDDNTSVVFVTPGVALRWYADNQLADFDCIVVDEFHERRWDTDLLVALLKDRAAQRLIVTSATMEGERLARYLGAQRLSASGRQFAVTLRYRAKDAKQLPDSRLLDERVMREVVALADTPGDILVFLPGRKEISQCQSRLSDLSDRVAVPLHASVTDQQREIALKPQSYKKVVLATNVAETSLTIPNISAVIDSGLERRTEQRNGRTTLSLKHISKASAKQRAGRAGRVMQGECVRLYGEFAALSELTPPEMHRESLTEAMLASACCGTALTQLSFLDALPDKTLGQAEQILRAMNAIDSQGLATEHGQRLYPLPIDALYADLVTRMPTRPLQEAMLDLTAVLATPANLYRLSGDEQAQLLLAQQEPFGCDAQLAIGLLRGKEFSAINVDPEVLREARLLAEQMRQAFELPELSVASRYLAEQLGEAIAKLHPELVFVRREKRREAFANGEMEVLLARDSRIKANQEAVLVLDTHSVPGRGVKQTLNLATVTVPLRLSLLEEMNLGEWQQGQVIHQEEQTLVERHLVYAGRQVATRYEPATGELAIEPMVQAVVSEERLPGFAKRRRQEIEHWKLYCGLGFAQADSDISSLTFEKWFAQQLSMLGVNEIEELALFDAEDFAFSGIPEWQYQEFAEQYPFELALGDLNVDVEYQLDKKRVYVVYRDGLRKGDPKRWELPKWQGWRVQYKKASRIVDVR from the coding sequence ATGTCCTCTCTTCCCATCGATACACTTAAGCCTCAATTTGACCAATGGATTTCCCAGCATGATTTAGTGGTAGAAGCCGAAACCGGCTCAGGAAAATCAACTCGATTACCGCTTTGGGCGGCTGAAAAAGGTCGGGTATTGGTGATTGAACCAAGAAGAATTGCTTGCACATCACTGGCGCAATTTTTGGCGCAGCAAGCGGGAGAGCGAGTCGGGCAATCTATTGGCTACGCAATAAAGCTTGAAAGTCATTTTGATGACAATACCAGCGTGGTGTTTGTGACACCTGGTGTGGCGCTGCGCTGGTATGCGGATAACCAACTGGCCGACTTCGATTGTATTGTCGTCGATGAGTTTCACGAACGCCGCTGGGATACCGACTTATTGGTTGCCTTACTGAAAGATCGCGCAGCGCAGCGCCTTATCGTGACATCGGCCACTATGGAAGGTGAGCGACTTGCCCGATATTTGGGTGCGCAGCGACTCAGTGCCAGCGGGCGGCAGTTTGCTGTCACGCTTCGCTATCGTGCTAAAGACGCCAAGCAACTGCCGGATTCACGTCTCCTCGACGAACGTGTGATGCGTGAAGTTGTCGCATTGGCCGATACGCCCGGAGATATTTTGGTGTTTCTTCCCGGTCGTAAAGAGATCAGCCAGTGCCAAAGTCGACTATCTGATCTAAGCGATAGGGTGGCAGTGCCTTTGCATGCCTCTGTAACGGATCAACAAAGAGAAATTGCCCTCAAGCCACAAAGTTACAAAAAGGTGGTTCTTGCGACCAATGTTGCGGAAACCTCGCTGACCATACCCAATATCAGCGCAGTGATTGATTCGGGCCTCGAGCGCAGAACTGAGCAGCGCAACGGACGCACGACGTTAAGCCTCAAACATATTTCCAAAGCGAGCGCGAAACAACGAGCGGGTCGAGCGGGTCGCGTCATGCAAGGTGAGTGTGTCCGCTTATACGGCGAATTTGCCGCCCTTTCAGAGCTAACACCGCCGGAAATGCATCGTGAGTCGTTGACCGAAGCTATGTTGGCCTCCGCATGTTGCGGGACGGCGCTGACTCAACTGAGTTTTCTCGATGCCTTGCCAGACAAGACTCTAGGACAAGCAGAGCAAATACTGCGCGCCATGAATGCGATTGATAGCCAGGGGCTAGCGACAGAACACGGCCAGAGACTGTATCCGCTCCCTATTGATGCCTTGTACGCTGACTTGGTCACCAGAATGCCCACGCGCCCTTTACAAGAGGCGATGTTGGATCTGACTGCGGTGCTGGCCACGCCCGCCAATTTATATCGACTGAGTGGTGATGAGCAAGCGCAACTCCTGTTAGCGCAGCAGGAGCCTTTTGGTTGTGATGCGCAACTTGCGATTGGTTTGCTGCGCGGAAAAGAGTTTTCTGCAATCAACGTAGATCCTGAGGTACTCAGAGAAGCGCGGCTTCTGGCTGAACAAATGAGGCAAGCCTTTGAGCTGCCTGAGCTCAGTGTCGCGTCTCGTTATCTGGCCGAGCAGCTAGGCGAAGCGATAGCAAAACTGCATCCTGAGCTGGTGTTTGTTAGGCGTGAGAAACGACGTGAAGCGTTTGCCAATGGTGAGATGGAAGTGCTTTTGGCACGAGATAGCCGCATCAAAGCCAATCAGGAGGCCGTGCTGGTGCTCGATACCCACAGTGTGCCAGGGAGAGGGGTCAAACAAACGCTCAATCTTGCCACTGTCACAGTGCCACTGCGACTCTCATTGCTCGAAGAGATGAACTTGGGGGAATGGCAGCAAGGCCAAGTCATTCATCAAGAAGAGCAAACCTTGGTCGAGCGTCATCTGGTCTATGCTGGGCGTCAGGTAGCAACGCGCTATGAGCCGGCAACAGGGGAGTTGGCCATCGAACCTATGGTGCAAGCTGTTGTCTCTGAGGAGAGGTTACCGGGCTTTGCCAAGCGCCGCCGTCAAGAAATTGAGCACTGGAAGCTCTATTGCGGTCTGGGCTTTGCGCAGGCTGATAGTGATATCTCTTCTCTCACGTTTGAAAAATGGTTTGCCCAGCAACTGAGCATGTTGGGCGTCAACGAGATTGAAGAGCTAGCGCTGTTTGACGCAGAGGATTTTGCTTTTTCAGGGATTCCTGAGTGGCAATATCAGGAGTTCGCCGAGCAATATCCATTTGAACTAGCGTTGGGCGACCTCAATGTCGACGTTGAGTATCAGTTGGATAAAAAGCGGGTGTATGTGGTGTATCGTGACGGGCTGCGTAAGGGGGATCCCAAACGTTGGGAGTTACCGAAATGGCAGGGCTGGCGGGTTCAATACAAGAAAGCCAGTAGAATCGTCGATGTGCGCTAA
- a CDS encoding transporter, producing the protein MEHLGKTSVVFDYTSFLGASCSKKWTFLEAMSTFAPIFSLAWKNTIKESTNVEDRLWQQAMNSLSANRSDESNILTLLELARFEGVEELKLVMPYELDSEQLERMRSKSGVMISPLTQDELIIRF; encoded by the coding sequence ATGGAACATCTAGGCAAGACAAGTGTTGTTTTCGACTATACCTCTTTTCTTGGCGCTTCATGCAGTAAGAAATGGACGTTCTTGGAAGCAATGAGCACCTTTGCGCCAATCTTTAGTTTGGCTTGGAAAAACACCATCAAAGAGTCGACAAACGTTGAAGACCGCTTGTGGCAGCAGGCGATGAATAGCCTTTCTGCCAATCGAAGTGACGAGTCCAATATTCTAACGCTACTTGAGCTGGCCCGTTTTGAGGGGGTTGAAGAACTCAAACTGGTGATGCCCTATGAGCTCGACAGCGAGCAACTTGAACGAATGCGCAGTAAATCGGGAGTGATGATCTCGCCACTGACTCAAGATGAACTGATAATTCGTTTCTAA
- a CDS encoding amino acid aminotransferase gives MFEKVVAAPADPILGLTEEFKKDARAEKINLGVGIYKNEQGETPVLATVKKAEAALVETEKTKSYLTIEGTAEYGLAVQKLLFGADAEIVTSQRAKTAQAPGGTGALRVAGEFIKRQLGDVKIWISNPTWANHNGVFTAAGIETAQYSYYNAETKDKDFAAMLADLDKAAEGDIVLLHGCCHNPTGIDPTEEEWETLAKLVADKKLLPLFDFAYQGFAKGVEEDAAGLRIFAKYNKEILVASSFSKNFGLYNERVGAFTLVAESEQVAATAFSQVKAIIRSIYSNPPAHGSAVVTYILNNPALRAEWEQEVKEMRDRIQQMRELFVATLKEQGVDADFSFIERQNGMFSFSGLNKDQVNRLKEEFAIYIVGSGRISVAGMTRSNMLPLCKGIAAVL, from the coding sequence ATGTTTGAAAAAGTAGTTGCTGCTCCGGCAGACCCTATCCTCGGCCTGACTGAAGAGTTTAAAAAAGATGCCCGCGCTGAAAAAATTAACCTGGGCGTAGGCATTTACAAAAACGAACAGGGTGAAACCCCAGTTTTAGCCACAGTGAAAAAAGCTGAAGCTGCGTTGGTTGAAACGGAAAAGACCAAGTCATACCTAACTATCGAAGGGACGGCTGAGTACGGTCTTGCGGTACAAAAACTGTTGTTTGGTGCCGATGCAGAGATCGTCACTAGCCAACGAGCGAAGACGGCGCAAGCGCCGGGTGGTACTGGTGCACTTCGCGTTGCAGGTGAGTTCATCAAGCGCCAGCTTGGTGATGTCAAAATCTGGATCAGTAACCCTACTTGGGCAAACCACAACGGTGTGTTTACCGCTGCGGGCATTGAAACGGCGCAATACAGCTACTACAACGCAGAAACCAAAGACAAAGACTTTGCGGCAATGCTTGCCGACCTCGACAAGGCGGCCGAAGGCGATATCGTGCTGCTTCACGGCTGCTGTCACAATCCAACCGGCATCGATCCAACTGAAGAAGAGTGGGAAACGCTCGCTAAACTGGTTGCGGATAAAAAGCTTCTTCCACTGTTCGACTTTGCATACCAAGGCTTTGCCAAGGGTGTAGAAGAGGATGCGGCTGGTCTGCGCATTTTTGCTAAGTACAACAAAGAGATTTTGGTTGCGAGCTCGTTCTCTAAAAACTTTGGCCTCTACAACGAGCGTGTTGGTGCCTTCACCTTAGTTGCAGAGTCTGAGCAAGTTGCAGCGACCGCTTTCTCACAAGTAAAAGCGATCATTCGTTCAATCTACTCTAATCCACCAGCACACGGCAGTGCTGTCGTGACTTACATCCTGAACAACCCGGCTCTACGCGCCGAGTGGGAGCAGGAAGTAAAAGAAATGCGCGACCGCATTCAACAGATGCGCGAACTGTTCGTTGCAACGCTAAAAGAGCAAGGGGTCGATGCTGACTTTAGCTTTATTGAGCGTCAAAATGGTATGTTCTCGTTCTCTGGTCTTAACAAAGATCAAGTGAACCGCTTAAAAGAAGAGTTTGCTATCTACATTGTCGGCTCTGGCCGAATCAGTGTCGCAGGCATGACTCGCTCAAACATGCTTCCGCTATGCAAGGGCATCGCAGCAGTATTGTAA
- a CDS encoding HD-GYP domain-containing protein, with product MKDSHYNAPLTVKLYALAGVVFGIYAGRVCPMLETLTFTELFSHITVTFGIVLLIRHFLLSNHDLVVQQQQARLDATLMFFASIVLASFYNLHYDFPIDSNLKVLFGMTLFGFFTGLLLQLESKIASFEQLDGQQRYQFELSGQRRSLVKQMISLVSLLLITLTTMLTMVAIKDIFWLEHNPQRVLDGTGTISVIKEFLYIALVLGGYVIAIMVLWSKLMRRVLLSHEDSLMQVTQGNVSKRVPVFEHNELGSMASLTNQMLDSLESSQDEVKTTRDVAIVSLSALAESRDNETGAHILRTQEYVRALAQYLAQFEPHRELLTDSYIELLYKSAPLHDVGKVGIPDNILLKPGKLTDDEFEIMKRHPEIGAKALSMAEQQLGSNSFLQLAKEISLTHHEKWDGSGYPNQLKEQQIPLSGRLMALADVYDALISERVYKKAFSHEKAKSIILQGKGNHFDPQVVEAFLAIEQTFVDIADKYRSMEAKENALEQGEMTA from the coding sequence ATGAAAGATTCACATTACAATGCACCTTTAACAGTAAAACTTTACGCTTTGGCAGGTGTGGTTTTTGGCATTTACGCGGGGCGTGTATGCCCAATGCTAGAAACCTTGACCTTTACTGAGTTGTTTAGCCATATTACCGTGACCTTCGGCATTGTTCTTCTGATTCGTCACTTCCTTCTCAGTAACCACGATCTGGTTGTTCAACAGCAACAGGCACGTCTCGACGCAACCTTAATGTTTTTCGCCAGCATCGTTTTGGCTAGCTTCTACAACCTCCATTATGATTTTCCTATCGACAGTAATCTCAAGGTGCTGTTTGGTATGACATTATTTGGTTTCTTTACCGGGCTGCTGCTGCAATTGGAGTCTAAAATCGCCTCTTTTGAGCAACTCGACGGTCAGCAGCGTTATCAGTTTGAGCTCAGTGGCCAACGTCGTTCGTTAGTGAAACAAATGATTTCGCTGGTCAGTCTGCTATTAATCACCTTAACCACCATGTTAACTATGGTGGCGATCAAAGATATCTTTTGGCTTGAGCATAATCCTCAACGGGTACTGGACGGCACCGGCACTATCAGCGTGATTAAAGAGTTCCTTTATATTGCTTTGGTGTTGGGCGGCTATGTGATTGCCATTATGGTGCTCTGGAGTAAATTGATGCGCCGCGTGCTACTCTCGCACGAAGACTCACTGATGCAGGTTACTCAAGGTAATGTCTCCAAGCGCGTACCTGTATTTGAACACAATGAGTTGGGATCGATGGCCTCTCTCACCAACCAAATGTTAGACAGCCTAGAGTCGTCGCAAGATGAGGTTAAAACTACCCGTGACGTCGCTATCGTCAGTCTCTCTGCACTGGCAGAGTCTAGGGACAATGAAACCGGCGCGCACATTCTGCGTACCCAGGAATATGTGCGTGCCCTCGCTCAGTACCTGGCTCAATTTGAACCCCATCGCGAACTCTTGACCGACAGCTATATCGAACTGCTGTACAAGTCTGCCCCGCTGCATGACGTGGGTAAGGTTGGGATACCCGACAACATCTTGTTGAAACCAGGTAAGCTTACCGATGATGAATTTGAGATCATGAAGCGTCATCCAGAAATTGGCGCCAAAGCGCTATCTATGGCTGAGCAACAACTGGGGAGCAACTCTTTCTTACAGCTCGCCAAAGAGATCTCGCTCACTCACCACGAAAAGTGGGATGGCTCGGGCTACCCTAACCAGCTTAAAGAGCAACAAATTCCCCTTTCAGGTCGATTAATGGCTTTAGCAGATGTTTATGATGCACTTATCTCTGAGCGCGTGTACAAAAAAGCATTCAGTCACGAAAAAGCCAAATCGATTATTTTGCAAGGTAAAGGCAATCATTTTGATCCTCAAGTCGTGGAAGCCTTTCTAGCCATTGAACAGACCTTTGTTGATATTGCCGACAAATATCGCAGCATGGAAGCCAAAGAGAATGCACTGGAACAAGGTGAAATGACCGCGTAA